The nucleotide sequence ATATTCCTTAAACGTAATTGCCTGAAAATTTCCGAAACTGCCTCTTTGTTTGTTTGAAATGCAGTTTCTTGTTGACTTTTTCCTTTTACAAAATGCTTTGAATTGACATCTATTATAGTTAATGCTTCAGTTTTATCAATTATTATTTCTCCACCCGAAGGCAATGAAACCTTTCTACTAAACAATTCCCTAAAATATTTGTAAATATTCATGTAATCAAAAGTATCACCATCTATTATTTCAATTTTTGGCCTTTTAATGAAAATTTTTAAATATTTCTTTATTGTTTCTAAATGTTTTAAGTTGTTAGTAATAATCAACCTTACATCCTTTGTTAACTTTTCTCTTAAAACATAATCGAGCAGATTCTCTTCTTTATACAAAATTTGAGCTTTCCTTTTACGTTTAAATATCTCTAAAACTTCAAAAGCTCTATTTGCCAGCAAATCCATTTCAGATTGAATATATGATTCATCCAATCCTTCTGCAGCAGTTCTAATTATAACACCTAAATTAGAATTTTCAGAAATATATTTTGCAATATCATGCAATCTTGCCCTCTCATTTTCATCTTCAATTTTTTTTGACACCCCTATAACTTTAGAAAAAGGAAATAAAACCATATACCTTCCCGCAATACTAATATTTGCAGTTAACTGTGGCCCTTTATCTCCAACTGGATCCTTTTTTACTTGTACTAATAGTTTAGTTCCTTTATCTATCTTTTTCAATGAGAAATAATTGTAATATTCTTCTGGGATATCTTTCAATCTTAAAAAACCATTTTTTTTATTTCCGATATTTACGAATATTGCGTCTAATGCATTTACTACCTTTTCTACACGTCCAAGATAAATGTTACCAGTAAGCTTTTCTTCTTCATCAGACACAATTTCAACTAATCTATTATTTTCAATAACTGCATAATGTAAGTTATCTTCAACCGAATTTAAAACTAACACTTTTTCCATGCTTTCAAAATCCTTTCATATACTCCCTTTGGTTTTCATTTAAAACGTCAATCTCTATTCCCAAAGATTTTAACTTTAAATCAGCAACTTCTATATCCAATTCCTCAGGATAACCGTATACTTTGTTCTCTAACTTACCATGATTCTTTTTTAAATAAATTAACGACAAAGTTTGAAGGGCAAAAGATATGTCCATTATTTCTATTGGATGACCATCAGCTGCTGCCAAATTTACCAATCTTCCTTCGCCAATCAGAAAAATATTTTTCCCGTTAATTTTATATCCTTTAACATTTGGTCTTGCTTCAAATACAAATTCTGCGTTTTTTTCAAGCTCATCAACCGGAATTTCAACATTAAAATGCCCTGCATTTGCTAGTATAACACCATCTTTCATATTAACAATATCTTCGTATTTTACCACATCTTTCATTCCAGTTGAAGTAACAACTATATCTGCAATTTTTGAAGCTTCTGACATTTTCATAACTCTATAACCATCCATTAGTGCTTCTAAAGCTTTAACTGGATCAACTTCTGTTATAATAACATTTGCACCTAATGCTTTGGCTCTCATTGCTATTCCACGGCCACACCATCCATACCCAGCAACAACAACATTTTTACCTGCAATTAGTGTATTTGTGTTTCTCATAATTGAATCCCATGTCGACTGACCTGTCCCATATCTGTTATCAAATAAATACTTCATACGAGCATTGTTAACTGCAATTACCGGAACCGATAGTATACCACTCTTTTCCAAGTTTTTAATTCTTCGTACACCTGTAGTTGTTTCTTCGGAAATTCCCTTAAGATTTTTTAATAATTCTTTTCTTTCAGTATGTACAATAACACTCAAATCCGCCCCATCATCAAGAATTAGATCAGGATTGTAATCAAGTACTTTATTAAGATTTTCATAATAATTTTTTTCATCGTTTGTTCTCTTTGCGTGAACAATTATCCCAAAATCTTTTAAAGCTTCTGCAACATCATCTTGGGTTGATAATGGATTGCACCCAGTAACAAAAACTTCTGCTCCCAACCTTTTTAGAGTAATTGCCAAATAAGCTGTTTTAGCTTCCAAATGTATCGCCATTGTAATTTTTATTCCATCCAAAACCCCTTTATAATTTTTCTGCAAATAATTTAAAAGTGGCATATAATTTGAAACCCACTCAATTTTCTTTATACCAATCATACTATACCTCCCTATTTAATTTTTAACACTTTATATTTTATCACATATAAGTGAAAATCTAACAACTCTTTACGTTTAGTCTAAAATAAAAATAGCTTTTTGCAGTATTTATGACTTGCTTTTAAAATTAAATATATTAAAATTTTTATAGACACCAAAACAAAGGAGTTTAAAAATGGATCTAAAAAAATATTTGGAAAATCTAAATGTATCTTCAAAAGGTACGCCACAAAAAAGTTGGGATGAGTATTTTTTAAAAATAGCGCTTATAATATCCACACGTTCGTCTTGCATCCATAGAAAAGTTGGAGCGGTAATTGTAAAAGATAAAAGAATCCTTGCAACTGGTTATAATCAACCTCCTTCTGGTTTTCCCCACTGTAATGAAATTAACTGTATAAGAGATGATTTAAATATCTCCTCTGGAAAAAACCAAGAAATTTGTTATGCACTTCATGCTGAACAAAATGCTTTAATGCAAGCTGCAAAATTTGGTATATCTACCGATAATTCCATAATTTACGTTACACATAAACCTTGCTCCGTCTGTGCAAGACTTATAATAAACGCTGGAATAAAAAAAGTCATATTTATCAATGACTACCCTGATCCATTAACAGATTTTTTGTTTAAAGTATCAGAAATAAAAATTGAAAAATATGGAGGTGTAATAAATGAAGAGGGATGAACTTATCAAATATTTAAGAATTGATAGATGGCCAACCGTTTGGTGTCCAGGTTGTGGAAATGGAATAATAATGAAATCATTTATCCAAGCCACTCATGAATTGAATTTAGAAAAAGACAGAGTAGCAGTTATTTCTGGAATAGGTTGTTCTTCAAGAGCAACTGGATATTTAGATTTTAACACAATGCACACACTACATGGAAGAGCCATAGCATTTGCAACAGGGGTAAAACTTGCAAAACCAGATTTCAAAGTGATTGTAATGGGTGGTGATGGTGATTTAACAGCTATTGGTGGAAACCATTTTATACATGCTTGTAGAAGAAACATTGATTTAACTGTAATAGTGTTTAATAACATGATATACGGAATGACAGGAGGGCAACACTCGCCAACAACTCCACATGAAAAAATTACTAGTACCATGCCTTATGGTAATATTGAAAACTCTTTTGATATTGTGAATCTAGCACTATCTGCTGGTGCCACTTATGTTGCAAGAAGTACAGTCTATCATTATCCATTAACAGTAAAATATATAAAAGAAGCTATTACACACAAAGGAATGAGTGTTGTAGAAGTTTTAACCAATTGTCACACTTATTATGGTAGATATAATGGAATGAAGAATGCTTGGGACATTCACAACTACATGAAGGAAAATGCAATTTTAAAATCCAAAGCTGAAAAAATGGATAAGAATTTACTAAAAGACAAAATAATAATTGGTGTTTTCAAAAAAGAAGAAAAACATGACTTTTATGAAAATTATAAAAAAGTTGTTGCAATATCAAAAAATTCGGAGGTGTAAATAAATGGAAATCCAAAGACCATTTTCAATTAGAATCGCAGGAATAGGTGGTCAGGGAAATCTAATCGCTGGTTTAACTCTAGCAAAGGCATTAGTGAAATCTGGCAAGTATGTTGTACAAACTCAAAATTATACTGCACAAGTCAGAGGTGGACCAAGTTATTGTGATTTACTAATTTCTAATAAACCTATTGATTTTCCAAAAGCAACTCTCTTCGATATATTGTTAATTTTACATCCTTTTATGATTGAACAGTGTAAAAATGTCAGAAATAATGGTATAATTATTATTGATGATACATATATCAAAGAACTTCCACTTGAATCATTTAGGATGACCAAAAGAAAGATAAATATACCTGCTTCAAAAATTGCGCTTGAGAAATTTGGAAGCGAAATGTTTGCGAATATGATAATGTTAGGAGTTATTTCTAAAGCAACTTCAATAGTTAATATTGATTATTTAATTGAATCTATCAAAGAAAATATAAATCCAAAATACGTTGAAAAAAATATTGAGGCGGTGAAATATGGCACAACACTTACAGAAAAATTCTACAAACCAAGAATCGAAAGAAAAGTTAAAAGAACAATTGGGTTCGAATAATTTAAAAGAATCATTTTCACATGCAATTGAAGGTATATTAACAGCTATTTCTCAAGAAAGGAATTTAAGAATCCATTTTTTTGTAGGATTTGTTATACTATTTTTGAGTTTATTTTTGCCAATTGATAAAAATAACTATATATGGATTTTTTTCGCTGTATTTTTTGTAATAATTTCTGAATTAATAAACACTTTAATCGAAAATTTGCTTGACTTGTTTATACCAGAATTTCATCCTATTGTTAAAATAATAAAAGATATCAGTTCTGGTATCGTACTTTGGGCTGCAATGTTTTCTGTAATTGTCGGTATTGCAATCATTGGGAATTTATTGTTTAATTGGGATATAATTATTGCGAAAATCTTTGGTTTTGGATTTGTTTCCTTATTCCCATTTATATATGTTTTAGGAGTGATAAGATGGAAGAAAAAAAGATAAAAATATTAATAGTTGATGATTCGGCTTTTATGAGAATGATTCTAAAAGATGTTATTGAAAAAGAAAAAGACATGAAAATCGTTGGAATTGCCAAAGACGGTCTTGAAGCAGTAGAACTTGCTATAAAACACAAACCTGACGTCATTACATTAGACGTTGAAATGCCTAAATTAAATGGAATTGAAGCATTAAAGGAAATTATGAAACGTTCTCCTTCAAGAATAATAATGGTTAGTAGTCTTACAGAAGAAGGTGCTGATATAACTATAACTGCGCTCCAACTTGGAGCGGTTGACTTTGTCACAAAACCTGCTGGAAGTATTTCAATGAATTTTAGAAAAGTAGCAGGGGAACTAATTGAAAAAATAAGAAATGCCATGAAAATTGACGTTAAAGCTCTATCACGAACAATCACTTACAGTCATAAAACATTTAGTGTCAAATCTTTAGTTTCTGGAAAAATCGTTGTTATTGGTTCATCAACTGGTGGGCCAAAATCATTAGACCATGTGATTCCACCACTACCTTCAAATTTTCCTGCACCGATAATTCTTGTTCAACATATGCCAGCTGGATTTACAAAATCACTTGCGAATAGATTGAATAAAATTTCAAATTTAAATGTTAAAGAGGCTGAAGAGGGAGACGTACTAAAACCTGGGTGGGTGTATGTTGCTCCTGGCGATTACCACCTTGGAATAAGATTACATGATAAAAAAAGTATAGTCTATCTTGAAAAAAGCGAAAAAATTAATAATGTTAGACCTGCAGTCGATTTTACATTGGATAAGGTTGCAGAAATATACAAGGAAAAAACAATATCTGTTATTTTAACTGGAATGGGTAAAGATGGTACAAAAGGTGCATTCAAAGTGAAATACTACAAAGGAATTGTTATTGCTGAATCAAAAGAAACTTGTGTAGTATACGGTATGCCAAAATCAGTGGTTGAAGAAGGATACGCAGATTTTGTGTTGCCCGCATATAAAATACCAGGAAAACTGGTTGAAATAATTTAGGAAAATAATTTAAGGAGGTGTAAATTTATGAAAAAGCTTTTTGTTTCATTTTTTATATTGGCATTGTCTATATTTTATTTTGGGGCCTTTAAAGATGTTCCAGTAAATCACTGGGCATATGATGCTGTAAATGAACTAAGTAAATTAGGAATTGTTAGTGGAATGCCTGATGGAACTTTCCAAGGAAACCAAGGAATGACGCGTTATCAAGTTGCTGTTGCACTTTATAGAATGATGAGTTATATCCAATCTCAAATTGACAAGGCTGTTTCCAATACATCAAATGTAAGTAAACTACGAGAGCAGATTTTAACACTTTCTGATATTGTAAGCACAGCAATGAACAAGATAGAAGATTTATCTTCTCTAAAAGATTCCGTTCAGATTGTATCTTCAGATGTTAGCGAACTTAAAACGTCATTAGTTAATACTAAAAATGATGTAAAAAGTTTATCAATCGATATCTCATCATTAAAGAATAAAGTAAACGAATTAAATAACAAAATTACTATTTTAGAAAGCAAAATGCTTAATGAAGATATAAACAAATACTTGTCTCAAAAAGTTGACCTTGATAAGTTTAACAAATTATCATATGAGTTTGATAACTTTAAAAAGCAAACTGAAAATAAACTTGATGCATTAAATGGTGATATAGTTACTATAAAGACAGAAAACAGCAATATGCAGAAAACAATTGATACTCTAAATAACAACTATTCAAGCCTTGAAGAATATTTAAATGCTAAAACCAAAGCCTTGGATACAAGAATTTCTACTATTTCTGGTGATGTTACTCAGTTAAAAGTTGATTT is from Thermosipho affectus and encodes:
- a CDS encoding Rne/Rng family ribonuclease, producing the protein MEKVLVLNSVEDNLHYAVIENNRLVEIVSDEEEKLTGNIYLGRVEKVVNALDAIFVNIGNKKNGFLRLKDIPEEYYNYFSLKKIDKGTKLLVQVKKDPVGDKGPQLTANISIAGRYMVLFPFSKVIGVSKKIEDENERARLHDIAKYISENSNLGVIIRTAAEGLDESYIQSEMDLLANRAFEVLEIFKRKRKAQILYKEENLLDYVLREKLTKDVRLIITNNLKHLETIKKYLKIFIKRPKIEIIDGDTFDYMNIYKYFRELFSRKVSLPSGGEIIIDKTEALTIIDVNSKHFVKGKSQQETAFQTNKEAVSEIFRQLRLRNIGGIVLVDFIDMDSNDMKNMLLEQISEEIKKDKSKIEIFGFTKLGLLEMSRKRTVRSFFENYISPCPVCGGAGFIVSPKITIKNLYQKIEEAPKEAKEVIIKLHPHFKNLIEKSKLKKVKDLVYHIHFTYHDPKSFEITWKI
- a CDS encoding adenosylhomocysteinase, translating into MIGIKKIEWVSNYMPLLNYLQKNYKGVLDGIKITMAIHLEAKTAYLAITLKRLGAEVFVTGCNPLSTQDDVAEALKDFGIIVHAKRTNDEKNYYENLNKVLDYNPDLILDDGADLSVIVHTERKELLKNLKGISEETTTGVRRIKNLEKSGILSVPVIAVNNARMKYLFDNRYGTGQSTWDSIMRNTNTLIAGKNVVVAGYGWCGRGIAMRAKALGANVIITEVDPVKALEALMDGYRVMKMSEASKIADIVVTSTGMKDVVKYEDIVNMKDGVILANAGHFNVEIPVDELEKNAEFVFEARPNVKGYKINGKNIFLIGEGRLVNLAAADGHPIEIMDISFALQTLSLIYLKKNHGKLENKVYGYPEELDIEVADLKLKSLGIEIDVLNENQREYMKGF
- a CDS encoding deoxycytidylate deaminase translates to MDLKKYLENLNVSSKGTPQKSWDEYFLKIALIISTRSSCIHRKVGAVIVKDKRILATGYNQPPSGFPHCNEINCIRDDLNISSGKNQEICYALHAEQNALMQAAKFGISTDNSIIYVTHKPCSVCARLIINAGIKKVIFINDYPDPLTDFLFKVSEIKIEKYGGVINEEG
- a CDS encoding diacylglycerol kinase family protein, with product MAQHLQKNSTNQESKEKLKEQLGSNNLKESFSHAIEGILTAISQERNLRIHFFVGFVILFLSLFLPIDKNNYIWIFFAVFFVIISELINTLIENLLDLFIPEFHPIVKIIKDISSGIVLWAAMFSVIVGIAIIGNLLFNWDIIIAKIFGFGFVSLFPFIYVLGVIRWKKKR
- a CDS encoding S-layer homology domain-containing protein, with the translated sequence MKKLFVSFFILALSIFYFGAFKDVPVNHWAYDAVNELSKLGIVSGMPDGTFQGNQGMTRYQVAVALYRMMSYIQSQIDKAVSNTSNVSKLREQILTLSDIVSTAMNKIEDLSSLKDSVQIVSSDVSELKTSLVNTKNDVKSLSIDISSLKNKVNELNNKITILESKMLNEDINKYLSQKVDLDKFNKLSYEFDNFKKQTENKLDALNGDIVTIKTENSNMQKTIDTLNNNYSSLEEYLNAKTKALDTRISTISGDVTQLKVDFQTFKSDYDITVQTFNKKIEKLNQIVSNYETISTVVENLNKNYSTLKSTTENKIDELSQEINEIKNSSNSTSSTSTIALIISILSGAVAGIALYLTITN
- a CDS encoding 2-oxoacid:acceptor oxidoreductase family protein: MEIQRPFSIRIAGIGGQGNLIAGLTLAKALVKSGKYVVQTQNYTAQVRGGPSYCDLLISNKPIDFPKATLFDILLILHPFMIEQCKNVRNNGIIIIDDTYIKELPLESFRMTKRKINIPASKIALEKFGSEMFANMIMLGVISKATSIVNIDYLIESIKENINPKYVEKNIEAVKYGTTLTEKFYKPRIERKVKRTIGFE
- a CDS encoding 2-oxoacid:ferredoxin oxidoreductase subunit beta, with amino-acid sequence MKRDELIKYLRIDRWPTVWCPGCGNGIIMKSFIQATHELNLEKDRVAVISGIGCSSRATGYLDFNTMHTLHGRAIAFATGVKLAKPDFKVIVMGGDGDLTAIGGNHFIHACRRNIDLTVIVFNNMIYGMTGGQHSPTTPHEKITSTMPYGNIENSFDIVNLALSAGATYVARSTVYHYPLTVKYIKEAITHKGMSVVEVLTNCHTYYGRYNGMKNAWDIHNYMKENAILKSKAEKMDKNLLKDKIIIGVFKKEEKHDFYENYKKVVAISKNSEV
- a CDS encoding protein-glutamate methylesterase/protein-glutamine glutaminase, which gives rise to MEEKKIKILIVDDSAFMRMILKDVIEKEKDMKIVGIAKDGLEAVELAIKHKPDVITLDVEMPKLNGIEALKEIMKRSPSRIIMVSSLTEEGADITITALQLGAVDFVTKPAGSISMNFRKVAGELIEKIRNAMKIDVKALSRTITYSHKTFSVKSLVSGKIVVIGSSTGGPKSLDHVIPPLPSNFPAPIILVQHMPAGFTKSLANRLNKISNLNVKEAEEGDVLKPGWVYVAPGDYHLGIRLHDKKSIVYLEKSEKINNVRPAVDFTLDKVAEIYKEKTISVILTGMGKDGTKGAFKVKYYKGIVIAESKETCVVYGMPKSVVEEGYADFVLPAYKIPGKLVEII